A segment of the Corylus avellana chromosome ca2, CavTom2PMs-1.0 genome:
CTAGCATTGCCTAGGAATGGCATTGCCTAATTAGACACCTAGAAATGCCTTACACTGACCGTCCCAATAATCTTTTATCTGACGAATCCTCTCCACTGTTTCTGTTTGAAGCCGCGCCTCCCAGTACTCGGGGTAACTGTTCAAATAGTGGTAATATGTACAATGTTAGATGTAATAAAACAAAGtcttaacaataaaataaatcatctccatttcactGGCAAAATATGCCCATTCAATCctttgttgttttgattttctatgttttgttaAAGATAAGCCATAACTGAAGGAATTGAAAGAAACACTACCTCCGGCTTAATAGAATACTAAGCTCATCCAAGTGTACAGCACCTTCATAAACTCCCCTCTGAAATCAACAAGAAATAGTTCATTGTTTTTTATTGCAAAATGTGCACCAAAACTTCATGGTGCAAAAGCCCATAAATGATTATATTCTATTTATTCACTTCTAATAGCATTCACATCCGACTTGGCAAATTTTGACTGCCGATTGACTTACCTCTCGACATAGAGGGCATTTTGTTTTAGGCTCTGCTGCATTTAGGCCATCAACAATAGTGATTGATCCGGCTGAGCAAGCACACATGTAGCAGAATATGTGACCACAAGTAAGGGCAACTGGATCAAAGACTTTGTCCTGCTtccaaaatcacataaaatcatTAACAAAGGGCTTTACTGAAGCACATAGTCatttgacatggtatcagaccAACGATTCTAAATTCGAACATTATTTTCGTCATTCACCTCCCGTTTCAATTATATGTATTGAGCTCGCTTATTAAAGGAGagtttaaaagttaaaatattaattaaataattaaatttataattttctattaacttatGTTTAATGTCAGTCATGTATACACAATATGCGGTCGGAAACTTACGTACCAAGCATATGGAACAAGTGAGGTCAATATCGACTTTGACGGAATCGAAGAGCTCACAAGTAAGTGAGGGTCGGCCATCATCATTACATGTGAGGTTGCATCCCTCAAAGAAAACTGATTCGACCTTGCTTTCCCTTAGATTGATGTGGAAAGCCATAAGCTCATACAGCCAAGGACTTTGAAGAATTTCAATATGCTTGCTTTGAGCTTGTGATTTGAAGGCCTGACCTTTATTAGAGTAATGAACCTGTGCTCAAAATTAATTATACTTAAGTAAATTAATATAGAAAAACCAAAGCCAAAACGAATGAGAGACGTGACCGGAAAATCAGTCCTTAATATGCATTCTTTTACAAATATTTACTGATGCAAATGCTGATTGTCAGTATCACATCATAACTGTTGTATAACTgtctattaaatagcatttgTCTTACACTTCACAAAGCCGAATAGATATACCTTATCGTAtttctttagtattttttggATTGCAACCGCGTTGATCAGTGCGTAAGTAACAAGGTCCTTTCCTTCTTGGATTAAGGTGACATGGTTATTTTGTAGCTTGGCTTTGAACCAAATAAAGTACTTCCGAAACCCAGAAGCAAGATGTAGCCCAAGCAATTTCTGGGCACGCTTATTAAAGCAAGCTACCACTGCAGACATTTCCTtgagaagagaaggaaagaaggTTCCATCGCACACTACACATATCCAAACACAACAAATCAAAACCTAAAAGCAATGTTGATAACCCGGAAAGATTAGATAAAGAAAGATTCAAAATAAACTAGAAAACTTGAACAACTTaagaaaatgcatgtaaaaatagtttttttccAGATGATTACATGGGCAATGGTgagggcatgtttgggtgtcATGGAGTCCATCAATGGCATTGTCGGAATGAAAATCGGTCCGGCACTTCTTCAAAATCTTCTTAAGCTTCTTGAAGTCAAGCCAAGGAAGTTTTTTCTCTTGGCCTTGCATGTACTCCTGGTATTTCTtgcaaaacttcattttaattcGATCCTCACTGACAACAATATCTcctcaatttcttttctttcttcaacagagattgattttgataataTGAATGTAACACAACAGAGATTAATGCATCTGAATCCTCTGTTTCTGTCTcgtttccctctctctctctctctttctcagtCTGTGTCTCTGTGTATGTCGGGAAATGATGGCGGCATGGACTGGTTAGAGAGCAGTTACTTGAAGCAAAAAAACTGTGATTCCCGAGAGAAAAGTCAATTTATCGAAAGTTTCTCCTCCACAGCTTTAACAAACTTGATCACGCAGAAGAGGATGCGACTCCTTGTGAAGTCAATTTACACACAAatttataatcatatataatatgtagGATACGTACAACAgtttataattgataaaataattaaaaatatagggTTGACAATTTACATATTCTTCGAAAATAATTGGTTAAATTTATCTTAAATACCAACTAAATAGCCTCAAAGAAAAGGATTGAAAGTAACCATTCAACTGTACGtgcccattaaaaaaattattaaaaaaaaagttcagaagaAACTTTCTATGAATTGAGATGACATTAAAGATAAGGAACATTGACTAAACATtaaaacgtgatttttttttttttttttgacatgtccacacaagagagagagatgaattcgaactagtgacatctacTTCATAAAGCGAGGTTTCCAGCCGATTAAAATACCCCTTGGAGACAAcattaaaacatgtttttaataCACCACTAGCTTGGCAAATTGATTGCACTAATTATCCAACGAGCACCACTAATTTCGTTTAATCCTGTGATAAGGATCAGGAAAAATACTGGCATGCACGTAAGGAAGagtgttgaggaataatcacacattgcttgtggacaagaccttTGGCATGTTTATGAAGAATGGGCAACCTTCTCCTGTagaaccgattttatgagatgagttaggctcaCAAATTtattcatggtatcaaagcctaccacATGACGAATGTAGCCCATGCCACTTACCCGTGACAAGGATCAAGAAAAATACTAGTCTGCATGTGAGAGAGTGTGTTAGTGGATAATTtcacattgcttgtggacaagacctttggcatgtttataaagaatgaacAACATTCTCCTATAGAActagttttatgagatgagttaggtccacaaattttttcataatatcagAGTCTACCACATGACGAATGTAGCCCACACCACTTACCCGTAACAAGgatcaagaaaaatacaagTATGCACATGAAGGAGTGTGTTGATGAATAATCTTACATTGCTTGTGGCCAAGATCttggacatg
Coding sequences within it:
- the LOC132172883 gene encoding probable E3 ubiquitin-protein ligase BAH1-like 1 — its product is MKFCKKYQEYMQGQEKKLPWLDFKKLKKILKKCRTDFHSDNAIDGLHDTQTCPHHCPLCDGTFFPSLLKEMSAVVACFNKRAQKLLGLHLASGFRKYFIWFKAKLQNNHVTLIQEGKDLVTYALINAVAIQKILKKYDKVHYSNKGQAFKSQAQSKHIEILQSPWLYELMAFHINLRESKVESVFFEGCNLTCNDDGRPSLTCELFDSVKVDIDLTCSICLDKVFDPVALTCGHIFCYMCACSAGSITIVDGLNAAEPKTKCPLCRERGVYEGAVHLDELSILLSRSYPEYWEARLQTETVERIRQIKDYWDGQCKAFLGV